A genomic segment from Xyrauchen texanus isolate HMW12.3.18 chromosome 21, RBS_HiC_50CHRs, whole genome shotgun sequence encodes:
- the LOC127661827 gene encoding kelch repeat and BTB domain-containing protein 4-like, with product MESGEDGAVSVGCPSGEDNYFQGYTFTDRSHSSRVVKSIMDLCLEDGLFADVTVTVDSKEFQLHRLVLSAQSCFFRSMFTSNLREAYDRNIELKDVSVPVFQSLIDYIYHGTIKLQVDDLQDTYEMADMYQLTALFEECSRFLSRTVDVKNCLQIMWLADRHSDQELYTAAKHCAKIHLVQLHKTDEFLNLPLCLLLDIIKDGVPSSQNPTGAIESWINYNKVEREEYSDMLLDSLKEIGEKVHIYLIGKEDTRTHSLAVSLHCGEDDAISVSGQNSLCHQITAACKHGGDLYVVGGSIPRRMWKCNMHTMDWERCAPLPRDRLHHTLVSVSSEDAIYSLGGKTLQDSLSNAVIYYKVQDNIWTETAQLDLAVSGAAGVNLGGTIYLLGGEENDMDFFTKPSRLIQCFDTATQRCQTKPYMLPFAGCMHATAHKDLIFVMAEGDSLVCYNPLLDSFTRLRFPEMWSCVPSLWKVASCNGCIYVFRDRCKKGEANTLKLNPATSVVSVIKGMKILLTNWQFVLA from the exons ATGGAGTCCGGCGAGGATGGGGCTGTCAGTGTTGGATGTCCATCAGGGGAAGATAACTACTTCCAGGGCTACACCTTCACAGATCGCTCCCATTCCAGTCGTGTTGTTAAGAGCATCATGGACTTGTGTCTGGAAGATGGTCTGTTTGCAGATGTCACTGTCACTGTGGACAGCAAAGAATTCCAGCTTCACCGCCTGGTGCTCTCGGCTCAGAGTTGCTTCTTCAGGTCTATGTTCACCTCTAATCTTAGAGAAGCTTATGATCGCAATATTGAGCTGAAGGATGTCAGTGTGCCTGTCTTCCAGTCGCTGATAGACTACATTTACCATGGTACGATCAAACTACAGGTTGATGATCTGCAGGACACCTATGAGATGGCAGATATGTACCAGCTTACCGCCCTGTTTGAGGAGTGCTCTCGCTTCCTGTCACGCACTGTGGATGTAAAGAACTGCCTGCAG ATAATGTGGTTGGCAGACAGACACAGTGACCAGGAGTTGTATACGGCTGCCAAACACTGTGCAAAGATTCACCTTGTTCAGCTGCACAAGACAGACGAGTTCCTGAACTTGCCATTGTGTCTGCTCTTGGACATCATTAAAG ATGGTGTGCCAAGCTCACAAAATCCAACTGGAGCAATTGAGTCTTGGATAAATTACAACAAAGTTGAGCGAGAGGAGTATTCAGATATGCTCCTAGACAGCCTAAAG GAGATTGGTGAAAAGGTGCACATTTACCTAATTGGGAAGgaagacacacgcacacactcattgGCTGTGTCTCTTCATTGTGGTGAGGATGATGCCATCAGCGTGAGTGGCCAAAACAGCCTGTGTCACCAGATCACGGCTGCATGCAAGCATGGGGGTGACCTGTACGTTGTTGGTGGGTCCATACCACGTCGCATGTGGAAATGCAACATGCACACTATGGACTGGGAGCGCTGCGCCCCTCTTCCTCGGGACCGTCTACACCACACATTAGTGTCTGTATCCTCAGAGGATGCCATATACTCCTTGGGAGGTAAGACCCTTCAGGACAGTCTCTCCAATGCTGTCATTTATTACAAAGTACAGGACAACATATGGACAGAGACCGCTCAATTAGATTTGGCTGTCTCGGGTGCAGCGGGAGTCAATTTGGGAGGCACGATTTACCTTTTGGGTGGGGAGGAAAATGATATGGACTTCTTTACCAAACCGTCTCGCCTTATCCAGTGCTTTGACACAGCCACGCAGAGGTGCCAAACCAAGCCCTACATGCTGCCTTTTGCAGGATGCATGCATGCCACTGCTCATAAGGACCTTATATTTGTAATGGCAGAGGGCGACTCTTTGGTGTGCTATAACCCACTGCTGGACAGTTTCACCCGTTTACGGTTCCCTGAAATGTGGAGCTGCGTGCCATCTCTATGGAAAGTCGCCAGCTGCAATGGGTGCATCTATGTTTTTAGGGACAGATGCAAGAAAGGTGAAGCAAACACTCTGAAGTTGAACCCTGCCACATCAGTGGTTTCTGTGATCAAGGGAATGAAAATCCTCCTCACAAACTGGCAGTTTGTTTTGGCCTGA
- the LOC127661828 gene encoding 43 kDa receptor-associated protein of the synapse-like yields the protein MIIFMRDFVAEMGQDQTKQQIEKGLRLYQSNDTEKALCIWMKVLRKTSDPGGKFRVLGCLITANSEMGKYKEMLQYSLAQINTAREMEDPDYLTEGYLNLARSNEKLCEFHKTVSYCETCLNMQGTTVSLQLNGQVCLSMGNAYLGLSILQKALVSYEKALRYAHNNDDKMLECRICCSLGSFYIQLKDYEKALFFPCKAAELVNDYGKGWSLKYRAMSQYHMSVAFRKLMRLPDAMECCEESMKIALQHGDRPLQALCLLNFADIHRCQKDVDKAFPRYDSSMCIMSETGNRFGQASIYVGVGKCWILQKEYDKALDSLQRAHDLAEAIGNKLCILKVHSLCEGIYRCKEQHDELREQVVKFLQCVEELELYCGMCGESIGEKNQQLQALPCSHIFHLKCLQTNGTKGCPKCHRSSVKLGFV from the exons ATGATTATTTTTATGAGGGACTTTGTTGCAGAAATGGGTCAGGACCAAACCAAACAACAGATTGAGAAGGGATTGAGGCTGTACCAGTCTAATGATACAGAAAAGGCTTTATGCATCTGGATGAAAGTGTTAAGGAAGACGTCTGATCCTGGGGGGAAGTTTCGAGTCTTGGGGTGTCTGATCACAGCAAATTCAGAAATGGGGAAATACAAAGAGATGCTACAG TACTCTCTAGCTCAGATAAACACAGCCAGAGAGATGGAAGATCCGGACTACTTGACGGAGGGCTACCTAAACTTGGCACGCAGCAATGAGAAGCTTTGTGAATTCCATAAAACTGTCTCATATTGCGAGACCTGCTTAAACATGCAGGGCACCACTGTTAGCCTACAGCTCAATGGGCAAGTGTGTTTGAGCATGGGCAATGCCTATCTGGGCCTTAGCATTTTACAAAAAGCCTTGGTGAGCTACGAGAAGGCCCTGCGTTACGCTCACAACAATGACGACAAGATGCTAGAGTGCAGGATTTGTTGCAGTTTGGGCAGCTTCTACATCCAGCTTAAG GATTATGAGAAAGCACTCTTCTTTCCTTGCAAAGCAGCTGAACTAGTAAATGACTATGGTAAGGGGTGGAGTCTAAAGTACCGTGCCATGAGCCAGTACCACATGTCTGTGGCCTTCAGGAAGCTGATGCGCTTGCCAGATGCAATGGAATGCTGTGAG GAATCAATGAAGATTGCATTGCAGCATGGAGATCGGCCTCTTCAGGCATTGTGTCTGCTTAACTTTGCTGATATCCATCGCTGTCAAAAAGATGTTGAT AAAGCATTCCCTCGATATGATTCCTCCATGTGTATAATGTCAGAGACTGGCAACCGATTTGGACAAGCATCCATCTATGTAGGAGTGGGGAAGTGCTGGATTTTACAGAAGGAATACGATAAG GCTCTGGACTCATTGCAACGAGCACATGATCTGGCAGAGGCAATTGGAAATAAG CTGTGTATTCTGAAGGTGCACAGCCTGTGTGAAGGTATCTACCGCTGTAAGGAGCAGCATGACGAGTTGAGAGAGCAAGTGGTGAAGTTCCTGCAGTGTGTGGAAGAGCTCGAGCTATACTGTGGCATGTGCGGGGAGTCCATCGGAGAGAAGAACCAGCAGCTGCAGGCCTTGCCCTGCTCTCACATTTTCCACCTCAA GTGTCTACAGACAAATGGCACAAAGGGCTGCCCGAAATGTCATCGCTCATCTGTGAAGCTAGGTTTTGTATGA